In Oryza brachyantha chromosome 2, ObraRS2, whole genome shotgun sequence, a single window of DNA contains:
- the LOC121053496 gene encoding peroxidase P7-like — MAPMPASGRAFLLALALLLVVPSCGVAEGLSTGYYAKTCPGVESAVRSVVARAVTAEPRMGASLLRLFFHDCFVNGCDGSVLLDDAPPGLVGEKGAGPNAGSVRGFEVVDAAKARVEAACNATVSCADVLALAARDAVALLGGPAWEVRLGRKDSRAASQAAANANLPGPGSSLSSLLAAFAAKGLSARDMTALSGAHTVGRARCATFRGRVNGGDANVNATFAAQLRQSCPAATTAGSDAALAPLDAETPDAFDNGYFRELTQQRGLLHSDQELFGGGKSSQDALVRKYAGNAAEFARDFAKAMVKMGNLAPAAGTAVEVRLNCREPN, encoded by the coding sequence ATGGCGCCAATGCCTGCTTCCGGGAGGGCCTTCTTGCTCGCCCTGGCTCTGCTGCTCGTCGTCCCCTCTTGCGGCGTGGCGGAGGGTTTGTCCACCGGGTACTACGCCAAGACCTGCCCCGGCGTGGAGTCCGCCGTGCGGTCGGTGGTGGCGCGGGCGGTGACCGCGGAGCCGCGCATGGGCGCCTCCCTGCTCAGGCTCTTCTTCCACGACTGCTTCGTCAACGGCTGCGACGGCTCCGTGCTGCTCGACGACGCGCCGCCGGGGCTCGTCGGGGAGAAGGGCGCCGGCCCGAACGCCGGCTCCGTGCGCGGGTTCGAGGTCGTGGACGCCGCGAAGGCCCGCGTCGAGGCGGCGTGCAACGCCACCGTGTCGTGCGCCGACGtgctcgcgctcgccgcgcgcgACGCCGTGGCGCTGCTCGGCGGGCCCGCGTGGGAGGTGAGGCTCGGCCGGAAGGACTCCCGCGCGGCGAGCCAGGCCGCCGCGAACGCCAACCTCCCGGGCCCCGGGTCCAGCCTCTCCTCGCTGCTCGCCGCGTTCGCCGCCAAGGGGCTCTCGGCGCGCGACATGACGGCGCTGTCCGGCGCGCACACGGTGGGGCGCGCCCGCTGCGCGACGTTCCGCGGCCGCGtcaacggcggcgacgccaaCGTGAACGCCACCTTCGCGGCGCAGCTCCGGCAGTCCTGCCCGGCAGCCACCACCGCCGGGAGCGAcgccgccctcgcgccgctcgACGCCGAGACGCCCGACGCGTTCGACAACGGCTACTTCCGCGAGCTAACTCAGCAGCGCGGCCTGCTGCACTCCGACCAGGAGCtgttcggcggcggcaagtcgtCGCAGGACGCGCTGGTGCGCAAGTACGCAGGCAACGCGGCGGAGTTCGCGAGGGACTTCGCGAAGGCGATGGTGAAGATGGGCAAcctcgcgccggccgccgggacGGCGGTTGAGGTCCGGCTCAACTGCCGGGAGCCCAACTAG
- the LOC102706354 gene encoding thermospermine synthase ACAULIS5, which translates to MVGAVQEGMARETNGGAFEVINGYEYDMAMAPKVQQREEESKWYEEEIDDDLKLCYALNSVLHRGASKYQEIALIDTKHFGKALIIDGKMQSTEVDEFIYHESLIHPPLLFHPNPKTVFIMGGGEGSAAREVLRHKTVQRVVMCDIDQEVVDFCRTYLSVNWDAFASDKLCLIINDARAELEKSREKFDVIVGDLADPVEGGPCYQLYTKSFYHGIVKPKLSDRGVFVTQAGPAGVLTHKEVFSSIYNTLRHVFKYVKAYTAHVPSFADTWGWVMASDYPFSLNAQQINERIKERIDGELVYLNGESLISSTTLNKSVCQSLLNETHVYTEDDARFIYGHGRAHCA; encoded by the exons ATGGTTGGGGCTGTGCAGGAAGGCATGGCGCGTGAGACGAACGGAGGGGCGTTCGAGGTTATAAACGGGTATGAGTATGACATGGCCATGGCGCCCAAGGTGCagcagagggaggaggagagcaagTGGTACGAGGAGGAGATCGACGACGACCTCAAGCTCTGCTACGCGCTCAACAg TGTATTGCACCGAGGGGCAAGCAAGTACCAGGAGATCGCTCTCATTGATACAAAGCATTTTGGCAAG GCTCTGATAATCGACGGCAAGATGCAGAGCACGGAGGTGGACGAGTTCATCTACCACGAGTCCCTCATACACCCTCCGCTGCTCTTCCATCCCAA CCCAAAGACGGTGTTCATCATGGGAGGAGGCGAGGGGTCCGCGGCGAGGGAGGTGCTCCGCCACAAAACAGTCCAAAGGGTCGTCATGTGCGACATCGACCAG GAGGTGGTGGACTTCTGCCGGACATACCTGAGCGTCAACTGGGACGCATTCGCCAGCGACAAACTCTGCCTCATCATCAACGACGCCAG GGCGGAGCTGGAGAAGAGCAGGGAGAAGTTCGACGTAATAGTGGGAGACCTGGCGGACCCTGTGGAGGGTGGCCCATGCTACCAGCTCTACACCAAGTCATTCTACCACGGCATCGTCAAGCCCAAGCTCAGCGACCGCGGCGTCTTCGTCACACAG GCAGGGCCAGCCGGCGTTCTGACCCACAAGGAGGTCTTCTCGTCCATCTACAACACCCTCAGACATGTCTTCAAGT ATGTCAAAGCATACACTGCTCATGTGCCATCCTTTGCTGACACCTGGGGCTGGGTTATG GCATCAGATTATCCATTTAGCCTGAATGCTCAGCAAATCAATGAGAGGATCAAGGAAAGGATAGATGGGGAGCTGGTGTACTTGAATGGAGAATCCCTCATTTCCTCTACCACATTAAACAAGAGCGTTTGCCAGTC TCTGTTGAATGAGACCCATGTCTACACGGAGGATGATGCAAGGTTCATCTACGGACACGGAAGGGCACATTGTGCTTGA